A genomic region of Novipirellula aureliae contains the following coding sequences:
- a CDS encoding acyl carrier protein yields MTPAEIREEILDILEDISPDDDMENLDDDQSFREQLELDSMDFLDIVMELRKRHRVQIPEEDYGNLASMNSTVAYLEPKMKDIVK; encoded by the coding sequence ATGACGCCCGCTGAAATCCGAGAAGAAATCCTCGACATCCTCGAAGACATCTCGCCCGACGATGACATGGAAAACCTTGATGACGATCAATCATTCCGTGAACAACTCGAACTCGACAGCATGGACTTTCTGGATATTGTGATGGAGCTTCGTAAGCGCCACCGCGTACAAATTCCTGAAGAGGATTACGGGAATTTGGCTAGTATGAATTCGACGGTAGCTTACCTTGAACCAAAAATGAAGGACATCGTGAAGTAG
- a CDS encoding beta-ketoacyl-[acyl-carrier-protein] synthase family protein, with product MTISHAPSLSIFSAIANVIASNQIAPNLASQLPAEQRIVITGIGLTSPNGNDWESYRQALLEHRSGVQPYEIRYFGKTLAGLCDFDTKRYQTKKDLRRGTRAGSVGIYAASEAIAHSGLDWENVDRSRVGIYIGVTEHGNVETENEIYIIKGFDYDTSCWSHHHNPRTVANNPAGEIALSLGITGPHYTIGAACAAGNAGLIQGAQMLRLGECDLAIAGGTSESVHTFGIFASFNSQNALATHDDPARASRPFDKDRNGIVVSEGGCIYTLERLSDAKARGAEIYGELVGYAINTDATDFVLPNPERQAQCVRLALKRAGLEANQIDLISTHATGTNSGDIQECKALREVFGQVSTVHINNTKSYIGHAMGAAGALELAGNLPSFKDKVVHPTINVDELDPECDLQGLVINEARQVPRVDYILNNSFGMLGINSVVIIGRF from the coding sequence ATGACTATCTCTCACGCTCCTTCCCTTTCCATTTTTTCGGCCATTGCCAACGTGATTGCCTCGAACCAAATCGCTCCGAATCTTGCTTCCCAGTTGCCCGCGGAGCAGCGCATCGTCATTACGGGCATCGGCTTGACTTCGCCCAATGGCAATGATTGGGAGTCGTACCGCCAGGCGCTGCTAGAACATCGCAGCGGGGTTCAGCCCTACGAGATCCGCTATTTTGGCAAAACGTTGGCCGGGCTCTGTGATTTTGACACCAAACGTTATCAGACCAAGAAGGATTTGCGGCGGGGAACGCGAGCTGGCAGCGTCGGCATCTATGCTGCGAGTGAAGCGATTGCCCACAGCGGTCTCGATTGGGAGAACGTCGATCGTTCTCGAGTTGGCATCTATATCGGTGTGACCGAACATGGCAACGTCGAAACCGAGAACGAAATCTACATCATCAAAGGCTTTGATTACGACACCAGTTGTTGGTCGCATCACCACAATCCACGCACCGTAGCGAACAATCCGGCCGGTGAAATCGCATTGAGCTTAGGGATCACCGGGCCGCACTATACGATCGGTGCCGCCTGCGCCGCTGGCAACGCCGGACTGATCCAAGGTGCGCAAATGCTTCGGCTTGGCGAATGCGATCTGGCCATTGCGGGAGGCACGAGCGAAAGTGTTCATACGTTTGGAATCTTTGCAAGTTTTAATAGCCAAAATGCCTTGGCGACGCATGACGATCCGGCCCGCGCATCACGTCCATTTGACAAAGACCGAAATGGAATCGTGGTTTCCGAAGGGGGCTGCATCTACACGCTCGAACGATTGAGCGACGCCAAGGCTCGCGGTGCTGAAATCTATGGTGAATTGGTGGGCTACGCCATCAATACGGACGCGACCGATTTCGTGTTGCCCAACCCTGAGCGGCAAGCTCAATGCGTGCGGTTGGCCCTAAAGCGAGCCGGATTGGAAGCGAATCAAATCGATCTCATCAGCACTCACGCAACGGGAACCAATAGCGGAGATATTCAAGAGTGCAAGGCGCTGCGGGAAGTTTTCGGGCAAGTAAGCACGGTTCATATTAACAACACAAAGAGTTATATTGGCCACGCGATGGGGGCTGCTGGTGCCCTCGAACTCGCCGGTAACCTACCCTCTTTCAAGGACAAGGTCGTTCACCCGACAATCAACGTCGATGAACTCGACCCCGAATGTGACTTGCAAGGCTTGGTGATCAATGAAGCGAGACAGGTTCCCCGAGTCGACTATATTTTAAATAATTCATTCGGCATGCTGGGGATCAATTCGGTCGTCATTATCGGTCGATTTTGA
- a CDS encoding tRNA-uridine aminocarboxypropyltransferase, protein MESHEHLSSTSSRCFVCFRPRDQCFCKTIPSIENKTNVLILQHRRERFHRFNTARIVKESLQRVRLICEHNTDLARHVESLTLSQRAGILYPSDDARLLENLSPSERPDQLIILDGTWHHAKTMMRDIPRLRRLPRFRLAPASPGRYRIRREPNAFALSTLEATLSALQALEPELERLDQLMMVFDKMVDRQIQYTQPNSQTDWRRNQKRRAGSANVPRILADDLKNVVVAYGEQERVEKLRGRARRLQKPKPVFWTAQRCVTGEVFRVAIRSNCLNEADFADRLGIGKEQLENAVSLETFISMWHSFLRPLDKVAVYHPSTAKLLRNASNDLNTDYILKSVHLADRIAGGTLDDFIAAHQLPTSPRDDSRASQRLANLVAFAEYLSNQYGG, encoded by the coding sequence ATCGAATCACATGAACACTTATCGTCTACATCATCTCGTTGTTTTGTTTGCTTCCGTCCGCGCGACCAGTGTTTTTGCAAAACGATTCCTAGCATCGAGAACAAAACCAACGTCTTAATTCTCCAGCATCGTCGCGAACGATTCCACCGCTTCAATACGGCACGAATCGTCAAGGAGTCGCTTCAACGAGTTCGTTTGATTTGTGAGCACAATACCGATTTGGCCAGACACGTTGAATCGTTAACACTTTCGCAGCGAGCAGGGATTCTTTACCCGAGTGACGATGCGAGATTGCTTGAAAATCTATCACCGAGTGAGCGTCCCGATCAATTGATCATTCTCGACGGAACGTGGCATCACGCGAAAACGATGATGCGAGATATCCCCCGATTGAGAAGACTGCCACGATTTCGCCTAGCTCCTGCATCACCGGGACGCTACCGTATTCGCCGCGAACCGAACGCGTTTGCGCTCTCAACACTCGAAGCAACCCTATCAGCGTTACAAGCACTTGAGCCTGAACTCGAGAGACTTGATCAATTAATGATGGTGTTCGACAAAATGGTTGACCGCCAAATTCAATACACTCAACCCAACAGCCAAACGGATTGGCGACGCAATCAAAAACGTCGTGCTGGATCGGCAAACGTGCCACGGATATTAGCAGACGACTTGAAGAACGTGGTGGTTGCTTATGGTGAACAAGAGCGGGTTGAAAAGCTTCGCGGACGAGCAAGACGACTTCAAAAACCAAAACCCGTCTTTTGGACCGCTCAGCGATGTGTGACCGGCGAAGTGTTCCGAGTGGCGATCAGATCGAACTGTCTGAACGAGGCCGATTTTGCCGATCGCTTAGGCATTGGCAAAGAGCAACTTGAAAATGCGGTGTCGCTCGAAACCTTTATCTCGATGTGGCACTCTTTTTTACGGCCTTTGGACAAGGTTGCCGTTTACCATCCCTCAACGGCCAAGTTGTTGCGAAACGCGAGCAATGATTTGAATACAGATTACATTCTGAAATCGGTCCATCTTGCCGACCGTATCGCCGGAGGAACCTTGGATGACTTCATTGCTGCGCATCAATTGCCGACAAGTCCCCGCGATGATAGCCGAGCGTCACAGCGTCTTGCCAACCTTGTCGCATTTGCGGAGTATCTATCGAATCAATATGGCGGATGA
- a CDS encoding aldehyde dehydrogenase family protein: MITLSPLRWGKPYDSLDFKEVVHFDTGQPIAKVGTVGSGIVGRDMRQAQKARDALLQLTPHDLIARCQKAANLFEQGDLKVGDSTQSVDDFVHQQSASTGLPEHMCRSNMAKNSFVLKNIGHILECLTRGLDLSILSKGYGEEGRGVTVSYQVQTPVLGAILPNNSPGVHTLWLPAVPLQIGLVLKPGSQEPWTPYRMISAFIEAGIPAEAFSLYPGDHDVGGAIMAKSKRSMIFGSAHTVDQHAGNPRVQAHGPGFSKILIGDDVVDDWESHLDMMVESVLSNSGRSCINCSGIWASRHTEAIAKAIAERIGPIDVRPPSDPQAELAAFTVAAMATGTDAMVKQDLAENGVIDMTAEYGEKLIEREYCAYLRPMVVHADSPDRQVATKEYMFPFVSVIKCPQSEMLGRIGSTLVGTLLSRDESLIKAAGNSTDIDRLNVGPIPTNRLNWLQPHEGNLIDFLFRSRAYQIAEF, from the coding sequence ATGATTACTTTAAGCCCTTTGCGATGGGGGAAACCCTATGATTCGCTTGACTTCAAAGAAGTTGTTCATTTTGACACCGGCCAACCGATTGCCAAGGTTGGAACCGTTGGTAGTGGTATCGTGGGGCGTGATATGCGCCAAGCGCAAAAGGCCCGCGACGCTTTGCTTCAACTAACACCGCACGATTTGATTGCTCGCTGTCAGAAAGCTGCCAATTTATTCGAACAGGGTGACTTAAAGGTTGGAGATTCCACCCAGAGTGTTGACGATTTTGTTCACCAGCAATCGGCTAGCACGGGATTGCCCGAGCATATGTGCCGTTCGAACATGGCCAAGAATAGTTTCGTTCTAAAGAACATTGGACATATTTTAGAGTGTTTGACGCGTGGCTTGGACCTATCGATTTTATCGAAAGGTTACGGCGAAGAGGGACGCGGCGTGACGGTTAGCTATCAGGTGCAGACACCTGTCCTGGGTGCCATTCTGCCCAATAACTCGCCCGGCGTACACACACTTTGGCTGCCCGCGGTGCCACTGCAAATCGGACTCGTCCTAAAGCCGGGTTCCCAGGAACCATGGACCCCCTATCGCATGATCTCGGCGTTTATCGAAGCCGGCATCCCCGCCGAAGCGTTCTCGCTCTATCCTGGTGATCACGATGTCGGGGGTGCGATCATGGCGAAATCCAAACGCAGTATGATTTTTGGAAGTGCCCATACCGTTGATCAGCATGCTGGTAATCCTCGCGTCCAAGCGCATGGGCCGGGGTTCTCAAAAATCCTTATTGGGGACGATGTCGTTGATGATTGGGAATCCCATCTCGACATGATGGTCGAAAGTGTCCTCAGTAATTCTGGACGAAGTTGTATCAACTGCTCGGGGATTTGGGCGAGTCGACATACCGAAGCGATTGCCAAAGCGATCGCCGAACGTATTGGACCGATCGATGTCCGCCCCCCAAGCGATCCGCAAGCAGAGTTGGCCGCATTTACCGTCGCCGCCATGGCAACAGGAACCGACGCGATGGTCAAACAGGATTTAGCGGAGAACGGCGTGATCGATATGACGGCCGAGTATGGGGAAAAATTAATCGAGCGAGAGTATTGTGCGTATTTGCGTCCAATGGTCGTGCACGCTGATTCGCCTGATCGCCAAGTCGCGACCAAGGAATACATGTTCCCATTTGTTTCGGTCATCAAATGCCCGCAGTCCGAAATGCTTGGCCGCATTGGTTCGACGTTGGTAGGCACGCTTTTAAGCCGAGATGAGTCGCTAATCAAAGCGGCGGGAAATAGTACCGATATCGATCGATTGAATGTTGGCCCGATACCAACAAATCGGCTCAATTGGTTGCAACCACATGAAGGTAATTTGATTGATTTCTTGTTCCGCTCTCGAGCCTACCAAATCGCCGAGTTTTGA
- a CDS encoding RsmD family RNA methyltransferase yields the protein MKRPKNSAKNGRAKPTPTKLRVIGGDMRGRPIEYHGEEFTRPMKDNIRENLFNILGRAVRGAICFDMFAGTGALAIESLSRGAISAVAIEQSNRAASYIRKTTESLSIESKVKILVGDAFRWSEQVLIPPADPDDPLIGVPWIVFVCPPYILWEEELGKLNQIINRVLTNAPPGSVLVVEAEKKFDIESLPKGEWDVRVYGNTQLAFIEPAMTCGMRL from the coding sequence GTGAAACGTCCTAAAAATTCGGCGAAAAATGGCCGAGCAAAACCAACACCGACGAAGTTGCGGGTAATCGGCGGCGATATGCGCGGTCGGCCGATTGAGTATCACGGCGAAGAGTTCACTCGCCCAATGAAGGATAACATTCGCGAGAACCTCTTCAACATCCTCGGACGTGCCGTTCGCGGCGCAATCTGTTTTGACATGTTCGCGGGAACGGGGGCGTTGGCGATCGAATCGCTCAGCCGGGGAGCGATATCAGCGGTTGCGATTGAGCAATCCAACCGAGCGGCAAGCTACATCCGCAAGACGACAGAATCGCTTTCGATTGAATCGAAGGTCAAGATCTTGGTGGGCGATGCATTTCGTTGGAGCGAACAGGTGCTAATTCCACCCGCCGATCCCGATGACCCTTTGATTGGTGTTCCATGGATCGTGTTTGTCTGCCCGCCCTATATCCTCTGGGAAGAGGAACTGGGGAAGCTAAATCAGATCATCAATCGAGTTTTGACAAACGCGCCGCCTGGAAGCGTACTCGTGGTCGAAGCCGAAAAGAAGTTTGATATCGAGTCGCTGCCCAAGGGGGAGTGGGACGTGAGGGTCTACGGAAACACGCAGTTGGCCTTTATCGAGCCCGCAATGACCTGCGGCATGCGGTTATAA
- a CDS encoding carboxypeptidase-like regulatory domain-containing protein translates to MRLLFSSWLLLAVSFGCLSSAQAQDVTPTDETLSAGVRMETPLTFNQWVCPKQPGLLVGRVILPSGNNQITGVSNAMIALRGQSGEVVHAQANEMGEFAIENVGAGVYSMTAQADGVYACSAMHVLDASKVEGADFPSKVELAAANVDWTVLKSALIRYMSPLKNQPAASLPITGFRKLAQRVVSNQYSQVQRVDGGLTGLVLAAGTWKNELVPAGMMNVFIVRNEEVLARSLTDNQGLFRVENLPAGNYGIMAVGAAGVGFAGFELVEDGFAANSPANGLRFDGANLGSDQEHLVGLASSLLQAPSPMLSMQVAPSPDGIQFDDTEDDGVILLDEGLVESAPVGYGDPLGVSGGGYGGGGGYGGGGGGGFGGGGIGALAGVAGIAGIIAATSDDDDDNQTIIVPPPASPSSL, encoded by the coding sequence ATGAGACTTCTGTTTTCCAGTTGGCTGCTTTTGGCAGTTTCCTTTGGTTGTCTGTCGTCTGCGCAGGCGCAAGATGTAACACCAACGGACGAAACGCTGTCTGCTGGTGTTCGCATGGAAACCCCATTGACGTTTAATCAATGGGTTTGTCCAAAGCAGCCTGGGTTATTGGTAGGTCGGGTGATTCTGCCATCGGGCAACAATCAAATAACGGGTGTGTCGAATGCCATGATCGCGTTGCGTGGGCAATCGGGTGAGGTGGTGCATGCTCAAGCAAATGAGATGGGTGAGTTTGCCATTGAGAATGTTGGCGCGGGGGTCTATTCGATGACCGCACAAGCTGACGGCGTTTATGCTTGCAGCGCCATGCACGTACTCGATGCCAGCAAAGTTGAAGGTGCAGACTTTCCGAGCAAGGTCGAATTGGCTGCGGCAAATGTTGATTGGACCGTGCTTAAGTCGGCCCTGATCCGCTATATGTCGCCGTTAAAAAACCAACCGGCTGCATCGCTTCCCATTACTGGATTTCGCAAGTTGGCCCAGCGAGTGGTAAGCAATCAATACAGTCAGGTGCAACGTGTTGACGGCGGGTTAACCGGACTCGTTTTGGCGGCTGGAACTTGGAAAAATGAATTGGTTCCCGCCGGGATGATGAACGTTTTCATCGTCAGAAACGAGGAAGTGCTTGCTCGCAGTCTTACCGACAACCAAGGATTGTTCCGTGTTGAGAATTTGCCAGCTGGGAATTACGGGATCATGGCTGTGGGTGCTGCAGGCGTCGGTTTTGCTGGCTTTGAGCTAGTGGAAGATGGCTTTGCGGCGAACTCGCCGGCAAACGGTCTTCGATTCGATGGGGCGAACCTAGGCAGCGACCAGGAACATCTTGTCGGACTTGCTAGCAGTTTGCTGCAGGCACCTAGTCCGATGCTCTCGATGCAGGTCGCACCAAGTCCAGACGGTATCCAATTTGACGATACCGAAGACGATGGTGTGATCCTTCTCGATGAAGGATTGGTTGAATCCGCCCCGGTCGGATATGGTGATCCACTTGGCGTGAGTGGTGGCGGTTACGGCGGCGGCGGTGGTTACGGTGGCGGCGGTGGTGGTGGTTTCGGCGGCGGTGGAATCGGTGCATTGGCGGGTGTAGCGGGAATTGCTGGGATCATTGCCGCGACAAGCGACGATGACGATGACAACCAGACGATCATTGTTCCTCCTCCTGCATCCCCTTCGTCACTGTAG
- a CDS encoding family 78 glycoside hydrolase catalytic domain has product MNPRTLLAFIACSFACASSHALDPSISSLLRPQLSEDGKTEFEAMLSRGYKPLFNGQDLSGWRNPYPHGEAEVVDGEIHLKGNNKFFLVTDKTYSDFRISVEIHLPEGPANSGVMFRCHVDPEKEKMVYGYQAECDGSERRWSGGLFDESRRGWIWPSTPGRSEPKFLKHEKESKAAFATPTIRDALNRNGWNRFEITCFQNQITIELNGVKTVQWKDTMDASGFIAIQHHGEKGQTYRFRNLFIKELPNIVATEAVEIIEQSPVHVTKIDKDFTLVDFGKVAYGNIAVTLPKSAPFQGTMHFGEKLSKGRIDRNPPGTVRYGKSEYTTEKAESDKFIIPAPVNVKNIEQTGNHPPAVLTPNEWMPVMPFRWVEVEGWPEELKPESIVRRAAFAKGFDDNASSFECSEPLLNRIWELCKYSIKATTFAGVYVDGDRERIPYEADAYLNQLSHYAVDDDVQMAARTFDWLIENSTWPTEWAPHMVLMAHAEWIDKADGKWLSQRYESLKMKTLLDRSGPDGLVRSNQSQQQRDDIVDWPRGERDHYVFTEINTVVNAFHIEAMKKMAVMARAVGKEKDAERFEGRVELATSAFQKNLFNESTGLFRDGVGTDHSSVHANFFPLAFGIVPVDKVDGIVDWLSKQPMRCSVYAAQYLLDALFTHGADQKAIDLILAPNDRSWKHMVESGTTITWEAWDLKYKPNQDWNHAWGAAPANLLPRYVLGVQPASPGWTRATIRPHVGNLSYARGKIPTPFGPITLDWRNESTFQLDVNLPPGIEADLEVPAPENSTRVLVNGKRVEASQRNDRWILNKAVTGNVQVNVE; this is encoded by the coding sequence ATGAACCCTCGCACCTTGCTTGCCTTTATTGCCTGTTCCTTCGCGTGCGCATCGTCCCATGCCTTGGACCCATCGATATCCTCGCTACTGCGTCCACAACTATCCGAAGACGGAAAAACAGAGTTTGAAGCAATGCTCAGTCGTGGTTACAAGCCACTCTTCAATGGTCAGGATTTATCAGGCTGGCGAAACCCCTATCCACACGGTGAAGCAGAGGTCGTCGATGGTGAAATTCATTTGAAGGGAAACAATAAGTTTTTCTTGGTTACTGACAAGACGTATTCGGACTTTCGGATCAGCGTTGAAATCCATCTCCCCGAGGGGCCTGCGAATTCGGGAGTGATGTTTCGATGTCATGTCGATCCCGAAAAAGAAAAGATGGTGTACGGCTACCAAGCCGAATGTGATGGATCGGAACGTCGCTGGTCAGGCGGCCTGTTTGACGAGTCGCGGCGTGGTTGGATATGGCCGAGTACCCCAGGGCGTTCGGAACCGAAATTCCTAAAACATGAAAAGGAATCGAAAGCTGCTTTTGCTACGCCCACGATTCGTGATGCTCTCAACCGCAATGGATGGAATCGTTTTGAGATCACTTGTTTTCAAAACCAAATAACGATTGAACTCAATGGTGTAAAAACGGTGCAGTGGAAAGATACAATGGATGCAAGCGGTTTCATTGCCATTCAGCACCACGGTGAAAAAGGACAGACGTATCGATTCCGCAATCTGTTCATTAAAGAACTACCCAACATCGTCGCCACCGAAGCGGTTGAAATTATTGAGCAATCGCCGGTTCACGTTACGAAGATCGATAAAGATTTCACGCTCGTCGATTTCGGCAAAGTGGCGTACGGCAACATCGCCGTCACGCTGCCCAAGTCAGCCCCCTTTCAAGGGACAATGCACTTTGGTGAAAAATTGAGCAAGGGTCGAATCGATCGTAATCCACCTGGAACGGTTCGCTATGGAAAAAGCGAATACACAACCGAAAAAGCAGAGTCGGATAAGTTCATCATCCCGGCACCCGTGAATGTGAAAAATATCGAACAAACGGGCAACCATCCTCCCGCGGTCTTGACGCCGAACGAATGGATGCCGGTCATGCCGTTTCGATGGGTGGAAGTTGAGGGCTGGCCCGAAGAATTGAAGCCTGAATCGATCGTTCGCAGGGCAGCGTTCGCGAAAGGATTTGATGACAATGCCAGCTCGTTTGAATGCTCTGAACCTCTTCTGAATCGGATTTGGGAACTATGTAAATACAGTATCAAAGCGACCACATTCGCGGGCGTATACGTCGATGGCGACCGCGAAAGGATTCCATACGAAGCCGATGCTTATTTAAATCAGCTAAGCCATTACGCGGTCGATGATGACGTACAAATGGCGGCTCGGACTTTTGATTGGCTGATCGAAAATAGCACATGGCCCACCGAATGGGCACCGCACATGGTCTTGATGGCTCATGCCGAGTGGATCGACAAAGCGGATGGAAAGTGGTTGTCTCAACGATACGAGTCATTGAAAATGAAGACGCTGCTCGACCGTAGCGGACCGGATGGGCTGGTTCGCAGCAATCAATCGCAGCAGCAGAGAGACGACATTGTTGATTGGCCTAGGGGTGAGCGTGATCATTACGTGTTCACGGAAATCAACACGGTCGTCAATGCGTTTCACATTGAAGCCATGAAGAAGATGGCTGTGATGGCCCGTGCGGTGGGTAAGGAAAAAGACGCAGAACGATTTGAAGGTCGTGTCGAGCTTGCGACATCAGCGTTCCAGAAAAATTTGTTCAATGAGTCGACCGGCCTTTTTCGCGATGGCGTGGGAACGGACCATAGCAGCGTTCATGCCAATTTCTTTCCTCTCGCATTTGGAATTGTCCCTGTCGACAAAGTCGATGGCATCGTCGATTGGCTTTCGAAACAGCCGATGCGATGCTCCGTTTATGCGGCTCAGTATCTACTCGATGCACTATTCACGCATGGTGCTGACCAAAAAGCGATCGACTTGATCTTGGCTCCAAACGACCGAAGCTGGAAACACATGGTTGAAAGCGGAACAACCATTACTTGGGAAGCATGGGATTTGAAGTACAAGCCCAATCAGGATTGGAATCACGCCTGGGGAGCCGCTCCAGCGAATCTGCTTCCGCGATATGTGCTCGGCGTTCAGCCTGCATCGCCGGGATGGACGCGGGCGACGATTCGTCCTCACGTGGGTAACCTCTCATATGCCAGAGGAAAAATCCCGACTCCGTTTGGTCCGATCACGCTGGATTGGAGGAACGAGTCAACGTTCCAACTTGATGTGAATCTGCCACCAGGAATCGAAGCGGATCTCGAGGTTCCTGCGCCGGAAAATTCGACACGGGTGCTCGTCAACGGCAAACGGGTAGAAGCGTCTCAGAGGAACGACCGTTGGATTCTCAATAAAGCCGTCACCGGGAATGTTCAAGTGAACGTCGAGTAG
- a CDS encoding MSCRAMM family protein — protein MRLLFASWLFLLASVCCLSPASADVGEIQSDASPTGAGVVTPLTLSQWVCPDEPGVLVGRVVLPSANGDAKAVGNAAIALRRYEGETIHGQTNEAGEFRVENVSSGVYSMTAKADGVFACCAMHVLDVEKVDGANFPNSVELSAANVDYTMVKTAIVRYVPPASNQLASALPDSHFDTLAKRVVSSEYFRVERINGGMKGVIMLAGTQENDLAAADLINVFIVKDGETVARSVTDEEGEFQVNDLPAGEYSLLAVGSAGVGLAGFELTEAAPLEDQPLGQTTEGDPSEQLVGLFGRHLQRRHCHSFQMQVAPCPEVIQCVDEIIVEEAPLVAGDCCGGEQMMDGCDCGCGAEGAIAADGSIVDPFAGGFGDPLGAGGYGGGGYGGGGGGYGGGGGGGFGGGGGLGALAGLAGIAGIIAATSDDDDDDYRPIVVPPPASPASP, from the coding sequence ATGAGGTTACTTTTTGCAAGTTGGCTTTTTCTACTGGCATCCGTGTGTTGTTTGTCGCCCGCATCGGCAGATGTTGGCGAGATTCAAAGCGATGCGTCGCCAACAGGTGCGGGTGTCGTTACCCCTCTCACCTTAAGCCAATGGGTTTGCCCAGATGAGCCAGGCGTCTTGGTTGGCCGCGTGGTTCTGCCCTCGGCCAACGGCGATGCCAAGGCAGTGGGGAACGCAGCCATCGCTCTTCGTCGCTACGAGGGAGAGACGATTCACGGCCAGACGAATGAGGCGGGAGAGTTTCGCGTCGAAAACGTCTCGTCCGGTGTTTATTCGATGACGGCCAAGGCCGACGGCGTCTTTGCCTGCTGTGCAATGCACGTGCTCGATGTGGAGAAGGTGGATGGTGCAAACTTCCCCAACTCGGTCGAACTGTCCGCCGCAAACGTTGACTACACCATGGTGAAAACGGCGATCGTCCGTTACGTCCCACCGGCCAGCAACCAATTGGCATCTGCCCTGCCGGACTCGCATTTTGACACACTGGCTAAGCGAGTGGTTAGCAGCGAATACTTCCGCGTCGAACGCATCAATGGTGGTATGAAAGGCGTGATCATGTTGGCGGGAACGCAGGAAAATGATTTGGCCGCCGCGGATCTGATCAACGTATTTATCGTTAAAGATGGGGAAACGGTCGCTCGAAGCGTGACGGACGAAGAAGGGGAATTTCAAGTGAACGACTTGCCTGCGGGTGAGTATTCCCTGTTAGCTGTCGGTTCCGCTGGCGTTGGACTCGCCGGTTTCGAATTGACCGAAGCTGCCCCGCTCGAAGACCAACCATTGGGCCAGACGACCGAAGGCGATCCGTCGGAACAACTTGTCGGTCTTTTTGGTCGACATCTGCAGCGACGCCATTGCCACTCGTTCCAGATGCAAGTGGCTCCTTGCCCCGAAGTCATTCAGTGTGTCGATGAGATCATCGTCGAAGAAGCACCCTTGGTTGCGGGCGATTGCTGTGGTGGCGAACAGATGATGGACGGATGCGATTGTGGCTGCGGAGCAGAGGGCGCGATTGCTGCGGATGGTTCCATTGTCGATCCATTCGCAGGCGGTTTCGGCGATCCGCTCGGAGCGGGTGGCTACGGCGGTGGCGGCTATGGCGGCGGCGGTGGCGGCTACGGTGGCGGAGGTGGCGGTGGATTCGGCGGCGGCGGTGGGCTCGGTGCACTCGCTGGTTTAGCCGGTATCGCTGGCATTATCGCCGCAACGAGTGACGATGACGACGACGACTATCGGCCGATTGTTGTTCCTCCACCGGCATCCCCAGCTTCTCCCTAG